A stretch of Apostichopus japonicus isolate 1M-3 chromosome 9, ASM3797524v1, whole genome shotgun sequence DNA encodes these proteins:
- the LOC139973729 gene encoding uncharacterized protein — MAPSCAKCKRYQPFVTWDKHGSCLRCRTCNKATRCNVCTNWPEDRWKEVEDWLADKARKKDRDNSAPGSQENRGKAPAKKPKRPRVSTSSRDPGGSQYNPERVAEVAVHARSRPLSPTREASRQAKPSQDHEWVAEVAVLARSRPSSPTRGAGQEAGSTQDPEGATPRSQSTENHSEVWEPGRPGQDTALSGDEPTEDLEDQASDAWSSLGHGFIPASQLDFEGFSAQKYLPRRKCRANEMERQPQVARNTPPPPAGQTQCS; from the coding sequence ATGGCACCGTCGTGCGCCAAATGCAAGCGGTACCAGCCTTTCGTGACGTGGGACAAGCACGGTTCCTGCCTCAGATGTCGCACCTGCAACAAAGCCACCAGATGCAACGTCTGTACGAACTGGCCAGAGGACCGCTGGAAGGAAGTTGAGGACTGGTTGGCGGACAAAGCCCGGAAGAAAGACCGGGACAACTCGGCTCCAGGCAGCCAGGAAAACCGGGGGAAGGCACCCGCAAAGAAGCCTAAGAGGCCCAGAGTATCCACCTCCAGTAGGGACCCAGGAGGGTCCCAATATAATCCAGAGCGGGTGGCTGAAGTAGCCGTGCATGCACGGAGTAGGCCTTTAAGCCCGACTCGGGAGGCCAGCAGGCAGGCTAAGCCGTCCCAGGATCACGAGTGGGTGGCCGAAGTAGCCGTGCTTGCACGGAGTAGGCCTTCAAGCCCAACTCGAGGAGCCGGCCAGGAGGCCGGCTCGACCCAGGATCCGGAAGGTGCGACCCCCCGGAGCCAGAGCACGGAGAATCACTCCGAGGTCTGGGAGCCAGGACGGCCCGGGCAGGATACGGCCCTATCCGGAGACGAGCCCACAGAAGATCTGGAAGACCAGGCCAGCGACGCCTGGTCCAGCCTAGGACATGGCTTCATCCCGGCTTCCCAGCTGGATTTCGAGGGTTTCTCTGCCCAGAAATACCTACCCAGGCGGAAATGCAGGGCCAACGAGATGGAAAGACAGCCACAGGTAGCTcgaaacaccccccccccccccgccgggCAGACCCAGTGTTCGTGA